A section of the Spirosoma pollinicola genome encodes:
- a CDS encoding YsnF/AvaK domain-containing protein, with product MNSPNERTSSTGGFTPSTTDGAFSETRRIPLLEERLQVTTQLVETGRVRLRKTVHQTDETVTIPLLSEGYIVERTAINAYVDELPATRQEGQTTIYPVVKEVLVVQKRLLLIEEIWVTSQQTQIQDTQTVRLRREEMTVERTPATSERPA from the coding sequence ATGAATTCACCCAACGAGCGTACTTCATCAACTGGCGGTTTCACGCCGTCAACAACGGATGGTGCTTTCTCGGAAACACGACGAATCCCGCTACTCGAAGAACGGCTCCAGGTTACGACCCAACTAGTCGAAACGGGCCGGGTAAGGCTGCGTAAAACCGTTCACCAAACCGATGAAACGGTCACCATCCCGCTGCTTAGTGAGGGCTACATCGTCGAGCGAACGGCCATTAATGCCTATGTGGACGAGCTGCCCGCTACTCGCCAGGAAGGGCAGACGACTATTTATCCCGTGGTGAAAGAAGTGCTGGTCGTGCAGAAACGGCTTCTGCTCATCGAAGAAATTTGGGTAACCAGCCAGCAAACTCAAATTCAGGACACCCAGACCGTTCGGCTACGCCGGGAAGAGATGACCGTCGAGCGGACGCCTGCTACCTCCGAACGTCCGGCCTAG
- a CDS encoding YsnF/AvaK domain-containing protein, which translates to MAHTVIGIFDNASEAQTAVDQLVSNGFSRSNIDLSAGTGSAATGSDALIPDRHVNTSGTRSEELVDDTKDVGSSVGGFFSSLFGSDDDEDTKKYSTVGGRGSIVTVHADTDEQAEQAADILDEAGAVDVNERATEYGYSSPTPTAALGTDGDQTIKVIEENLEVGKRTVETGGVRLRSRIVAKPVEESIRLREERVTVNRTTVNRPATAADLNAFQEGEISLTEHAEVPVVSKTANVVEEISVDKAVTERQEVIRDTVRKTEVDVENLGTTDQSIRPAGTDSDEVTYSTK; encoded by the coding sequence ATGGCACACACAGTAATTGGCATTTTTGATAATGCTTCCGAAGCCCAAACGGCCGTTGACCAGTTAGTTAGTAACGGCTTCAGCCGCAGTAACATCGATCTGTCAGCCGGCACGGGCAGCGCGGCTACGGGCTCCGATGCGCTTATCCCGGATCGGCATGTGAACACGTCCGGTACCCGGAGCGAAGAACTCGTCGATGATACCAAAGACGTGGGCAGCAGCGTAGGTGGTTTCTTTAGTTCACTGTTTGGCAGCGATGACGACGAGGATACTAAAAAGTATTCGACCGTTGGTGGTCGCGGCTCGATTGTGACCGTGCATGCGGACACGGATGAACAGGCCGAACAAGCCGCTGATATTCTAGATGAAGCCGGGGCCGTGGACGTCAACGAACGGGCTACCGAGTATGGGTATAGCAGCCCAACGCCAACCGCAGCGTTGGGTACTGATGGCGATCAAACCATCAAAGTAATCGAGGAGAATCTAGAAGTGGGCAAGCGGACGGTTGAAACGGGTGGGGTGCGTCTGCGCAGTCGGATTGTGGCCAAGCCCGTCGAAGAAAGCATCCGCCTGCGGGAAGAGCGGGTTACGGTGAACCGCACCACGGTGAACCGGCCCGCCACGGCGGCCGATCTGAACGCTTTCCAGGAAGGCGAAATTAGCCTGACTGAACACGCCGAAGTACCGGTGGTATCCAAAACGGCGAATGTCGTAGAGGAAATCTCGGTGGACAAAGCCGTTACCGAACGCCAGGAAGTAATCCGGGATACAGTTCGCAAAACCGAAGTCGATGTGGAGAATCTGGGCACAACGGACCAATCGATTCGTCCAGCCGGCACGGATTCGGATGAGGTGACCTATTCGACCAAGTAA
- a CDS encoding alpha/beta hydrolase, producing MFNISKKPSLRQTLLAYLFILTLLACQDHRLPQPGQIIQPTGPKPDWGPTIGPQMQAVIEELGRLSPTPLNELTPQQARMKPSFKDAVNSLLDKNNIPRPTANVTVSQQMIPGAGGTPIRIVVYKPNNVSGIRPVIVYYHGGGWVIASPEVYEYSTLALAEETGAIVVSVDYRLAPENKFPTAHEDAFAAYKWVKQNAASLKGNPDKVAVAGESAGGNMAITVSMMARDQNIGLPIHILSVFPVANNDLNTPSYNHYANAKPLNRPLVQYFTSNYFNSPADGDSPLISLVDVANLTGLPPTTIIGAEIDPLQSEGMQLRDKLQSVGVQVTYQLFTGATHEFFGMYAIVPQAQQAQELAATQLRNAFK from the coding sequence ATGTTCAACATCTCCAAAAAACCGAGTCTGCGTCAAACCCTACTCGCTTACCTGTTTATCCTAACCCTGTTGGCCTGCCAGGATCACCGCCTCCCCCAGCCCGGTCAGATCATTCAACCCACCGGACCCAAACCCGACTGGGGTCCCACCATTGGCCCCCAGATGCAGGCGGTGATCGAAGAGCTGGGTCGGCTTAGTCCTACCCCTCTTAACGAGTTAACACCCCAGCAGGCCCGAATGAAACCCTCCTTCAAGGATGCGGTTAACTCGCTACTCGATAAAAACAACATTCCCCGCCCTACGGCCAATGTTACCGTGAGCCAGCAAATGATTCCGGGAGCGGGTGGGACCCCCATTCGGATCGTGGTTTACAAACCCAATAATGTGTCGGGAATCCGGCCCGTCATTGTGTACTACCACGGAGGCGGCTGGGTAATTGCTAGTCCCGAAGTGTATGAATACTCAACACTGGCCTTAGCTGAAGAGACCGGAGCCATCGTGGTTTCGGTCGATTATCGACTCGCTCCGGAGAATAAATTTCCGACAGCTCATGAAGATGCCTTTGCCGCCTATAAATGGGTTAAGCAGAATGCCGCCAGCCTGAAGGGCAATCCGGATAAAGTAGCGGTGGCGGGTGAAAGTGCCGGAGGCAATATGGCCATTACAGTAAGTATGATGGCGCGTGACCAGAACATTGGGTTGCCGATCCATATCTTATCGGTGTTCCCGGTGGCGAACAACGACCTTAATACGCCTTCTTATAATCATTACGCCAATGCCAAGCCATTGAATCGTCCGTTGGTCCAGTATTTCACTAGCAATTACTTCAATTCACCCGCTGATGGGGACAGCCCCCTGATTTCCCTGGTGGATGTGGCCAACCTGACCGGCTTGCCACCCACCACCATTATCGGAGCTGAGATTGACCCGCTGCAAAGTGAAGGCATGCAACTGCGGGATAAACTTCAGTCGGTGGGGGTCCAGGTGACTTATCAGCTGTTTACGGGGGCCACTCATGAGTTTTTCGGTATGTATGCCATCGTGCCCCAGGCTCAGCAGGCCCAGGAACTGGCCGCTACCCAGCTACGCAATGCCTTCAAGTAG
- a CDS encoding YtxH domain-containing protein: protein MIRFVTGIATGLAIAYLTAPSSGKTTRDSLVSFAKDKVERYKQIKGQLDKTVAQVKHLAEVVKSQTGFSLPSLFTNKEAAR from the coding sequence ATGATCCGTTTCGTAACTGGCATTGCTACAGGACTTGCCATCGCCTACCTGACTGCCCCTAGTTCGGGTAAAACAACCCGTGATTCCTTGGTGAGTTTTGCGAAGGACAAGGTGGAACGGTACAAGCAAATTAAAGGGCAGTTAGACAAAACCGTTGCTCAGGTAAAGCACCTTGCCGAAGTGGTGAAATCTCAGACGGGTTTTTCCCTGCCAAGCCTGTTTACTAACAAAGAAGCTGCCCGTTGA
- a CDS encoding RNA polymerase sigma factor: MVQYHFHPVNMTVTSSTEEKLVEALQNQQSADFSRLYTAYAPALYGVLLRLIKDPARAEDLLQDAFIKIWLNRQHYDPAQGRLFTWLLTITRNVALDELRSRKVHSKAGAYQSDRSEPTVLPDLIEGPLKGSLTSSLKPDYRAVIQLMYYKGLTSQEAAAILKLPVGTVKTRVRAALKQLKAQFCQDIQHYQVGTTLTC, from the coding sequence TTGGTTCAATACCATTTTCACCCAGTCAATATGACCGTTACTTCGTCTACGGAAGAAAAACTTGTTGAGGCGCTACAAAATCAGCAGTCAGCTGATTTCTCCCGACTCTATACGGCTTATGCGCCGGCACTGTACGGCGTGCTGCTGCGGCTGATTAAGGATCCAGCACGGGCCGAAGATTTACTCCAGGATGCCTTTATCAAGATCTGGTTGAACCGCCAGCACTATGACCCCGCCCAGGGTCGGTTGTTCACCTGGCTGCTGACCATCACCCGGAACGTGGCGCTGGATGAATTACGGAGCCGCAAAGTACACTCAAAAGCGGGCGCCTACCAGTCTGATCGGTCCGAACCCACAGTTCTGCCTGATCTGATCGAGGGGCCGCTGAAGGGCTCTCTGACAAGCTCCCTGAAGCCTGATTATCGGGCCGTGATTCAGTTGATGTACTATAAGGGACTCACCAGTCAGGAGGCGGCAGCCATACTAAAACTTCCGGTGGGTACGGTGAAGACCCGGGTAAGGGCCGCTTTAAAGCAGCTGAAAGCTCAGTTCTGTCAGGATATCCAGCACTATCAGGTAGGTACGACTTTGACATGCTAA
- a CDS encoding YrzE family protein: MEKEIVYTEHPRTGGLDLLKRISWSAVFAGVLVAIVTQMLLTLLGLGIGLGTIDPLQERNPTAGLGMGSAIWYIISSLLSLFVGGWIAGRLASAPRLFDGIIHGVLTWCLVTLLTIYFLTTTIGSIIGGAGKLVGGLVSTAGTAVASAAPGIGNAVQGQLKANGIDTENMDLGDLKEQVNQLLRQTGDPNLNPNTLEAKADRATDQTKAAAGRAASNPQAADDVASGLFSRLFKQGQATVNSVDKEDAVNVVMKRTGKSRTEAEQTVDSWIKTYQQASVKFEQAKKEAEVKARQVADEAASAASKGAIFGFIGLLIGVVAAGYGAKMGTDSKDDYSTYDRPVGSIR, translated from the coding sequence ATGGAAAAAGAAATCGTATATACCGAGCATCCCCGTACGGGTGGCCTAGATTTACTCAAACGCATCTCTTGGAGTGCGGTCTTTGCCGGAGTGCTGGTCGCCATTGTCACCCAAATGCTGCTTACCCTGCTGGGTCTGGGCATCGGTCTGGGAACCATCGACCCCCTCCAGGAGCGCAACCCCACGGCGGGTCTGGGCATGGGCAGTGCCATCTGGTATATTATCAGTAGTTTACTCTCGCTGTTTGTGGGCGGCTGGATCGCCGGTCGGCTAGCCAGCGCCCCCCGTTTGTTCGATGGTATCATTCACGGGGTGCTGACTTGGTGTCTGGTGACGCTACTGACCATTTATTTTCTGACCACAACCATCGGCAGTATTATCGGCGGAGCGGGCAAGCTGGTCGGTGGGCTGGTGAGTACCGCTGGAACGGCGGTGGCTTCGGCCGCGCCTGGCATTGGTAACGCGGTCCAGGGACAGCTTAAAGCCAATGGCATTGACACGGAAAATATGGACCTGGGTGACTTGAAAGAACAGGTCAACCAGCTACTGCGCCAGACGGGCGATCCGAATCTGAATCCCAATACGCTGGAAGCCAAAGCGGACCGGGCCACTGATCAGACCAAAGCCGCGGCTGGTCGGGCGGCTTCAAATCCCCAGGCGGCTGATGATGTTGCCAGTGGCTTGTTTAGCCGCCTGTTTAAGCAGGGTCAGGCCACGGTTAACAGCGTAGACAAAGAAGATGCGGTCAATGTCGTGATGAAACGCACGGGTAAATCCCGGACTGAAGCCGAGCAAACGGTCGATAGCTGGATCAAGACCTATCAGCAGGCCAGCGTCAAATTTGAGCAGGCCAAGAAAGAAGCCGAAGTGAAAGCTCGTCAGGTAGCCGATGAGGCGGCTTCGGCTGCTTCGAAAGGGGCCATCTTTGGATTTATCGGGTTATTGATTGGGGTGGTGGCTGCGGGTTACGGAGCCAAAATGGGCACCGACTCGAAGGATGATTATTCTACCTATGATCGCCCGGTGGGGTCGATTCGGTAA
- a CDS encoding OmpA family protein has translation MSNSILDHLRSTFTPTAVSELSRALGEAPGPTQKALDGLLPAVTAGVINRTTGQQGATQLYQLLRDTPFAQDPTLSQLVNVGDHRQKAAESGNGLFKQLYPDQPNRLAEATAQYSGVSLGSAGTLSGLVMSVLMGFLHQQFTSRSLMQAQLTALLLGETDSARLAIPTGFAALLGWLLGAPRPVSTIPLRTETIPPASRDDHPAGTVWWRWLLGALALLALLFLLLRGYKGDKTQPMSESSSSVASDTVASDLDGNGPEVRVAIDLPGGRKLSVVEHSFTDSLARYLAATGRQAPRVFNFDNLTFETDSARITAQARSHVDDLIQIMQAYPNLQIRIEGNTDSTGGEAINDPLSGERADMVKQALIQGGIAAGRVRTRERGDTKPVASNQTAAGRQKNRRIDVVITKL, from the coding sequence ATGAGCAATAGCATACTCGACCACCTGCGATCTACGTTTACTCCGACGGCAGTTAGCGAGCTGTCCCGCGCCCTGGGCGAAGCCCCGGGCCCCACCCAAAAAGCGCTCGATGGCCTGCTGCCCGCTGTGACGGCTGGGGTCATCAACCGGACCACCGGTCAGCAGGGGGCTACCCAGTTGTATCAGTTACTGCGTGATACGCCCTTTGCGCAAGATCCCACTCTGAGCCAGCTGGTTAACGTTGGGGATCATCGCCAGAAAGCGGCGGAATCCGGCAATGGCCTTTTCAAGCAACTTTATCCGGACCAGCCCAACCGATTGGCCGAAGCAACAGCGCAGTACAGTGGGGTTAGCCTGGGATCGGCCGGTACGCTGTCGGGGCTGGTCATGTCGGTCTTAATGGGCTTCTTACACCAGCAATTCACCAGCCGATCGCTGATGCAGGCCCAACTCACGGCGCTGCTCCTGGGTGAAACCGATTCGGCTCGGTTGGCGATTCCAACGGGGTTCGCGGCTCTTTTGGGCTGGCTCTTGGGTGCACCCCGGCCCGTAAGCACTATTCCCCTGCGAACGGAAACAATCCCCCCCGCTTCCCGCGACGATCACCCCGCTGGTACGGTTTGGTGGCGGTGGCTGCTGGGAGCCCTGGCGTTACTGGCGCTGTTGTTTCTGTTACTACGCGGTTATAAGGGCGACAAAACCCAACCGATGAGCGAATCAAGTTCTTCAGTAGCCTCTGACACCGTTGCCAGTGATCTGGACGGCAATGGACCCGAGGTCCGAGTGGCCATTGATTTGCCCGGTGGTCGAAAACTGAGCGTTGTTGAGCATTCGTTTACCGATAGCTTAGCCCGCTATCTAGCGGCTACCGGTCGTCAGGCCCCTCGCGTGTTTAACTTTGATAATTTGACCTTTGAGACCGATTCGGCCCGTATTACGGCCCAGGCTCGTTCCCACGTGGACGATCTGATCCAGATCATGCAGGCCTATCCTAATCTTCAAATCCGTATCGAGGGTAATACCGATAGTACGGGCGGTGAGGCCATCAATGATCCCTTATCGGGGGAACGGGCCGACATGGTCAAGCAGGCACTGATTCAGGGCGGCATTGCGGCTGGCCGGGTGAGAACCCGGGAGCGGGGGGACACCAAACCCGTGGCCAGTAACCAGACCGCAGCCGGTCGTCAGAAGAACCGTCGAATCGATGTGGTCATTACGAAGCTCTAA